The following coding sequences lie in one Niabella agricola genomic window:
- the ltaE gene encoding low-specificity L-threonine aldolase — protein MIDLRSDTVTRPAPRMLQAMMTATTGDDVFGEDPTVNELEARCAALFDMEAALFCSSGTQTNQIAIKCHTQPGDEVICDAEAHIYQYEAGGIAFNSGASVRLLQGDRGRITAVQVAAAINPDDIHKSASKLVCIENTSNRGGGSCYEIEELKRIQGVCREQGLSFHLDGARLFNALVARNETPEQYGRLFDSISVCFSKGLGCPVGSMLLGSKPFIARARRFRKVFGGGMRQAGILAAAGLYALEHHIPRLQTDHAHAAAIASALRDCRFVENILPVETNIIIFETKDIAAADLVARLAANGIRCNAVAPCRVRFVLHLDITETMVHQVIEKISKL, from the coding sequence ATGATTGATTTACGTTCAGATACTGTTACCCGCCCCGCCCCCCGCATGCTGCAGGCCATGATGACGGCCACAACGGGGGATGATGTTTTTGGAGAAGACCCTACCGTGAACGAGCTAGAGGCCCGCTGTGCCGCACTGTTTGATATGGAAGCCGCCCTATTTTGTTCCAGTGGCACCCAAACAAACCAGATCGCCATTAAATGTCATACGCAACCCGGTGATGAGGTCATCTGTGATGCGGAGGCACATATATACCAGTATGAGGCCGGAGGCATTGCCTTTAACTCCGGCGCGTCGGTTCGCCTGCTACAGGGCGACCGAGGGCGCATTACAGCGGTCCAGGTAGCAGCCGCCATCAATCCGGACGATATACATAAATCTGCAAGCAAACTGGTATGTATTGAGAATACCAGCAACCGGGGCGGCGGCAGCTGTTATGAGATAGAAGAATTGAAACGGATTCAGGGTGTTTGCAGAGAACAGGGATTGAGCTTTCATCTCGACGGCGCGCGTTTATTTAATGCGCTTGTTGCCAGAAACGAAACACCGGAACAATACGGCCGGTTATTTGACAGTATCTCGGTATGTTTTTCCAAAGGACTAGGATGCCCGGTTGGCAGCATGCTCCTGGGCAGTAAGCCGTTTATTGCCCGGGCAAGGCGCTTTCGCAAAGTATTCGGAGGCGGCATGCGCCAGGCGGGCATTCTTGCTGCCGCAGGCCTTTATGCCCTCGAACATCATATTCCGCGGCTACAAACCGACCATGCACACGCAGCAGCCATTGCCAGCGCGCTCCGGGATTGCCGCTTTGTTGAAAACATTTTACCGGTAGAAACAAATATCATTATTTTTGAAACGAAGGACATTGCAGCTGCCGACCTGGTTGCCCGCCTTGCGGCAAACGGAATCCGTTGTAATGCCGTTGCCCCCTGCAGGGTCCGTTTTGTATTGCACCTGGATATTACAGAAACAATGGTACACCAGGTGATTGAAAAGATCAGCAAACTTTAA
- the pgi gene encoding glucose-6-phosphate isomerase yields the protein MLPTQNPSKTKSWKKLAAHAATMKQVHMRNLFAADAQRFQKYSLQHEDLLFDYSKNRITDETLQLLTELARETRLQEAIRAMFSGALINQTEQRSVLHIALRYFGKEAILSNGENVMPAVRRVQQKMKRFCEAVHNGTHVGYTGKKIKSIVNIGIGGSDLGPFMVTEALKPYTVKGIEAYFVSNVDGTQITETLKKLNPETTLFLIASKTFTTQETMTNAHTARDWFLKKAKDSKQVSKHFVALSTNEKEVKKFGIDTKNMFEFWDWVGGRYSLWSAIGLSIALTIGYNHFEELLKGAHNIDTHFRTAPFEQNIPIIMALTGLWYTDFFGAETEAILPYDQYLHRFPAYFQQGNMESNGKSVDRNGKRVTYATGPVIWGEPGTNGQHAFYQLIHQGTPLIPCDFIAPAQTHNPVGDHHQKLLSNFFAQTEALMNGKTLKEVKDELKKSGLPKSDIDRLAPFKVFEGNKPTNSFLVKMITPYTLGQLIALYEHKIFVQGVIWNIYSFDQWGVELGKQLANKILPALETDTPVTGHDSSTSGLINAYKKMRG from the coding sequence ATGTTACCAACCCAAAATCCGTCCAAAACCAAAAGCTGGAAAAAATTAGCCGCGCATGCAGCAACTATGAAACAGGTGCATATGCGGAACCTGTTTGCTGCCGACGCACAACGCTTTCAAAAATATTCGCTTCAGCACGAAGATCTTCTTTTTGATTACTCGAAGAACCGGATCACAGACGAAACCCTTCAATTGTTAACGGAACTGGCCAGGGAAACCCGTTTGCAGGAAGCGATCCGGGCGATGTTTTCCGGAGCGCTCATCAATCAGACCGAACAACGGTCTGTGCTGCATATCGCGTTGCGGTATTTTGGAAAAGAGGCCATCCTCAGCAATGGCGAAAATGTGATGCCGGCGGTGCGCAGGGTGCAGCAGAAAATGAAGCGCTTTTGCGAAGCTGTACATAATGGAACCCATGTGGGCTATACCGGAAAAAAAATCAAATCCATTGTAAATATCGGCATTGGCGGAAGCGACCTGGGCCCCTTTATGGTTACGGAAGCCCTGAAGCCCTACACCGTTAAAGGCATTGAAGCGTATTTTGTTTCCAATGTGGATGGCACCCAGATCACAGAAACGCTAAAAAAACTGAATCCCGAAACCACCCTTTTCCTGATTGCCTCCAAAACCTTTACCACCCAGGAAACCATGACCAATGCGCATACCGCCCGGGATTGGTTTTTAAAAAAGGCCAAAGACAGCAAGCAGGTATCCAAACACTTTGTAGCGCTGAGCACTAATGAAAAAGAAGTAAAAAAGTTCGGTATCGACACAAAGAACATGTTTGAATTCTGGGATTGGGTTGGCGGCCGTTATTCATTATGGTCGGCTATCGGTTTGTCCATCGCCCTCACCATCGGCTACAACCACTTCGAGGAGCTCTTAAAAGGAGCCCACAATATTGATACGCATTTTAGAACCGCCCCGTTTGAACAAAACATCCCCATAATAATGGCCCTCACCGGGCTATGGTATACCGATTTTTTTGGCGCAGAAACGGAAGCCATTCTCCCCTACGACCAGTACCTACACCGCTTCCCCGCTTATTTCCAGCAGGGTAATATGGAAAGTAACGGAAAAAGTGTGGACCGCAACGGGAAAAGGGTTACCTATGCCACCGGGCCGGTGATCTGGGGCGAACCCGGCACCAACGGGCAGCATGCCTTTTATCAGCTCATACACCAGGGCACGCCACTGATCCCCTGCGACTTTATTGCACCCGCTCAAACCCACAATCCGGTGGGTGATCATCATCAAAAACTCCTGAGCAATTTCTTTGCGCAGACCGAAGCCCTGATGAACGGGAAAACCCTAAAGGAGGTAAAAGACGAATTGAAAAAATCGGGACTTCCAAAATCCGACATCGATCGACTGGCGCCATTTAAGGTTTTTGAAGGCAATAAGCCCACCAATTCCTTCCTGGTAAAAATGATCACACCGTATACATTAGGGCAGCTGATCGCGTTATATGAGCATAAGATCTTTGTACAGGGCGTAATCTGGAACATTTACAGTTTCGACCAATGGGGTGTGGAGCTGGGAAAACAGCTGGCCAATAAGATCCTGCCGGCCCTGGAAACGGATACACCTGTTAC